Proteins encoded in a region of the Clostridium butyricum genome:
- a CDS encoding glutamate-5-semialdehyde dehydrogenase, whose product MSILETMGKKAKEASYELGAASTKEKDKALLAMAQELIENTNEILEANRIDLKNAEIKGTPKAMLDRLALDKNRIKAMAEGLKEVVNLQDPVGEVVSMWQRPNGLQIGQKRVPMGVIGIIYESRPNVTCDAAGLCLKTGNASILRGGSDAINSNKAIMVALTKGIERAGLPKECVQLIEDTSREVATEMMKLNEYIDVLIPRGGAGLIQSVVKNATVPVIETGTGNCHIYVDESCDFDMAVKIAVNAKASRPSVCNAAEKLLVNEKIAKDFLPIAVKVLRENGVVLRGDEASQAIINDIEKANEEDWSKEYLDYIMAVKIVKDVDEAINHINKYGTGHSEAIITESYKNSQKFLQRVDAAAVYVNASTRFTDGSEFGFGAEIGISTQKLHARGPMGLKELTTIKYIIYGNGQIR is encoded by the coding sequence ATGAGTATATTAGAAACAATGGGAAAAAAGGCAAAAGAAGCTTCGTATGAGTTAGGAGCAGCATCTACGAAAGAAAAAGATAAGGCATTATTGGCTATGGCTCAAGAATTGATTGAGAATACAAATGAAATACTTGAAGCTAATAGGATTGACTTAAAAAATGCAGAAATTAAAGGGACACCAAAGGCTATGTTAGATAGACTAGCTTTAGATAAGAATAGAATAAAAGCAATGGCCGAGGGTCTAAAAGAGGTCGTAAATTTACAAGATCCGGTTGGAGAAGTGGTTTCTATGTGGCAGAGACCAAATGGATTACAAATAGGTCAAAAGAGAGTTCCTATGGGAGTTATAGGAATAATTTATGAATCTAGACCAAATGTAACATGTGATGCAGCAGGATTATGTTTGAAGACTGGAAACGCATCAATATTAAGAGGTGGAAGTGATGCTATTAACTCAAATAAGGCTATAATGGTAGCTTTAACTAAGGGTATTGAAAGAGCTGGTCTTCCAAAGGAATGTGTTCAGTTAATAGAAGATACAAGCAGAGAAGTTGCTACTGAAATGATGAAATTAAATGAATATATAGATGTGCTTATCCCAAGAGGTGGAGCAGGGTTAATACAATCTGTAGTTAAAAATGCTACAGTTCCAGTAATAGAAACAGGTACTGGAAATTGTCACATATATGTTGATGAATCTTGTGATTTTGATATGGCAGTTAAAATCGCTGTAAATGCAAAGGCATCAAGACCATCAGTATGTAATGCTGCAGAAAAATTATTAGTTAATGAAAAGATAGCTAAGGATTTTCTGCCAATAGCAGTTAAGGTCTTAAGAGAAAATGGAGTTGTACTTAGAGGTGATGAAGCATCACAAGCTATTATTAATGATATTGAAAAGGCTAATGAGGAAGACTGGAGCAAAGAATATTTAGATTATATTATGGCTGTTAAAATAGTAAAAGACGTTGATGAAGCTATTAATCATATAAATAAATATGGAACTGGTCATTCAGAAGCAATAATTACTGAAAGCTATAAAAACTCTCAAAAGTTTTTACAAAGAGTTGATGCAGCAGCAGTTTATGTAAATGCATCTACAAGATTTACTGATGGTAGTGAATTTGGTTTTGGAGCTGAAATTGGAATAAGTACTCAAAAGCTTCATGCAAGAGGACCTATGGGCTTAAAAGAACTTACAACTATAAAATATATTATTTATGGTAATGGACAAATAAGATAA
- the carA gene encoding glutamine-hydrolyzing carbamoyl-phosphate synthase small subunit, producing the protein MKAKLILENGMIFEGKAFGYLKESVGEVVFTTGMTGYQEVLTDPSYYGQIVTMTYPLIGNYGINLEDMESDGIKVRGFIVREKCDLPSNFRCELELEDFLKQGKVIGLEGIDTRALTKVLRNNGTMRGIIALEDLDDETVKEKIANFSNTEAVKKVTTKEAYTIDGSGKHVAIMDFGIKTNIIRNFQKRNCKLTIFPATATAEEVLNVNPDLVFLSNGPGDPEDLDFVIENIKKIVGKKPLVGICLGHQLLALALGGKTTKLKFGHRGCNHPVKDLEENIVHITSQNHGYVVETLPENMEVTHVNINDGTVEGMKHKDLPIYSVQFHPEASAGPKDSEYIFDKFLKYAL; encoded by the coding sequence ATGAAGGCAAAGCTTATATTAGAAAATGGTATGATTTTTGAAGGTAAAGCTTTTGGTTATCTTAAAGAAAGTGTTGGAGAAGTAGTATTTACAACTGGTATGACTGGATATCAGGAAGTATTAACAGATCCATCATATTATGGTCAAATAGTAACTATGACTTACCCGCTAATAGGAAATTATGGAATAAATCTAGAAGATATGGAATCTGACGGAATAAAAGTTAGAGGTTTTATAGTAAGAGAAAAATGTGATTTACCAAGTAATTTTAGATGCGAATTAGAATTAGAAGACTTCTTAAAGCAAGGAAAAGTAATTGGTTTAGAAGGAATAGATACAAGAGCATTAACTAAGGTTTTAAGAAACAACGGAACAATGAGAGGAATCATCGCATTAGAAGATTTAGATGATGAAACTGTAAAAGAAAAAATAGCTAATTTCTCAAATACAGAAGCTGTTAAAAAGGTTACAACTAAAGAAGCATACACTATTGATGGTAGTGGAAAACATGTTGCAATAATGGATTTTGGAATTAAAACAAACATAATAAGAAATTTCCAAAAAAGAAACTGTAAATTAACAATCTTCCCTGCAACAGCAACTGCAGAAGAAGTACTAAATGTCAATCCGGATTTGGTATTTTTATCAAATGGCCCTGGAGATCCTGAAGATTTAGATTTCGTTATAGAAAATATTAAAAAAATAGTTGGTAAAAAACCACTAGTTGGAATATGTTTAGGACATCAGTTATTAGCATTAGCACTAGGTGGAAAAACAACTAAATTAAAGTTTGGACACAGAGGATGCAATCATCCAGTAAAAGATTTAGAAGAAAATATAGTTCATATAACTTCTCAAAATCATGGATATGTTGTTGAAACATTACCAGAAAATATGGAAGTTACACATGTTAATATAAATGATGGAACAGTAGAAGGAATGAAGCACAAGGATTTACCAATATATTCGGTTCAATTCCATCCAGAGGCATCAGCAGGTCCAAAGGATAGCGAATACATATTTGATAAATTTTTAAAGTATGCACTTTAG
- a CDS encoding YjiH family protein has translation MNNNSKCNYRISSLLKFIIPSLIGVLLFMTPFKIEGQFTIPIAFLSNKLVELFNDFLPLIVTILISISAIGSIVIKFYKTDNKILNSLFNVTPIWMTGRIIGMILSILTYFKLAPEFIWSDSTGGMVLFSLLPLLVSVFFFAGLFLPLLLNHGLLEFVGALLTKVMRPIFKLPGRSSIDCITSWLGDGTIGILLTSKQFEDGFYTKKEASIIGTSFSAVSITFSLMVITQVGLSHMFVPFYLTVTLTGIVAAIIVPRIPPLSRKSNTYIDGSAPKKDMDNIPSGYTAFTYGLEKALEKAEDNSSIKGFFADGIRNVIDMWLGVLPIVMAMGGIALIIAEYTPFFEVLGTPFIPLLNLLGVPEAAAASQTLVVGFADMFIPSVLASTISNEMTRFIVACISVTQLIYMSEIGGLLLGSKIPVKFTDLILIFLERTLVSLPIIVLCANLIF, from the coding sequence ATGAATAATAATTCAAAATGTAATTATAGAATATCTTCCTTATTAAAGTTTATTATTCCTTCTTTAATTGGAGTTCTATTATTTATGACACCATTTAAAATCGAAGGACAATTCACTATTCCAATTGCATTTTTATCGAATAAGTTAGTAGAACTTTTTAATGACTTTCTTCCATTGATTGTCACAATTCTAATTTCTATTTCGGCTATAGGAAGTATAGTGATTAAATTTTACAAAACTGATAACAAAATCTTAAATTCATTATTCAATGTTACTCCAATATGGATGACTGGAAGAATAATTGGAATGATCTTATCAATACTTACATACTTTAAATTAGCACCTGAGTTTATATGGTCTGATTCAACAGGAGGAATGGTTTTATTCAGCCTTTTACCTCTATTAGTCTCTGTATTCTTCTTTGCTGGTTTATTTTTACCATTATTACTTAACCATGGATTATTAGAATTTGTTGGAGCTTTACTAACAAAAGTAATGAGACCAATATTCAAACTTCCTGGAAGATCATCCATTGACTGTATTACCTCTTGGCTTGGAGATGGTACCATCGGAATTCTTTTAACAAGTAAACAGTTCGAAGATGGTTTCTATACAAAAAAAGAAGCTTCAATTATAGGAACATCATTTTCTGCTGTTTCAATAACTTTTAGTTTAATGGTTATTACTCAAGTAGGACTTAGTCATATGTTTGTTCCATTTTACTTAACTGTTACACTTACTGGAATAGTTGCAGCCATAATAGTTCCAAGAATTCCACCTTTATCAAGAAAATCTAATACATATATTGATGGATCGGCGCCAAAAAAGGATATGGATAATATTCCTTCTGGATATACTGCATTTACATATGGCCTTGAAAAAGCACTTGAAAAAGCAGAAGATAATTCAAGTATAAAAGGCTTTTTTGCTGATGGAATACGAAATGTTATAGATATGTGGCTTGGTGTTTTACCTATAGTAATGGCTATGGGCGGTATAGCATTAATAATAGCTGAATATACACCATTCTTTGAGGTATTAGGTACACCATTTATTCCTCTTCTTAATTTATTAGGTGTCCCAGAAGCCGCTGCTGCTTCTCAAACACTTGTTGTTGGTTTTGCTGATATGTTTATACCATCAGTTCTAGCTTCAACAATATCAAATGAAATGACAAGATTTATAGTTGCATGTATATCTGTCACTCAGCTTATTTATATGTCTGAGATTGGAGGACTTTTACTTGGTTCAAAAATACCTGTTAAATTCACAGATTTAATATTAATCTTCTTAGAAAGAACACTTGTTAGTTTACCTATAATTGTTCTTTGCGCTAATTTAATATTTTAA
- the trhA gene encoding PAQR family membrane homeostasis protein TrhA, whose translation MEKYLREPVNGLTHLIGAVLSFIALIAMITKSYLRGSSLVTFYSVLFFGVSMILLYSASSIYHSVISSEKVIKVLKRLDHSMIFILIAGSYAPFCLVALSGNVGFNLFLAVTICAVVGIGFKLLWITCPKWLSSTMYIGIGWFAIFAIYPMSKVLPAIALFWLVLGGIMYTIGGVIYAFKNEKIRIGAFGNHEIFHLFIMVGTLCHFICVFFYII comes from the coding sequence ATGGAGAAATATTTAAGAGAACCTGTTAATGGATTAACTCATTTGATTGGAGCAGTATTATCATTTATAGCATTAATTGCGATGATTACAAAATCATATTTAAGAGGAAGTTCACTTGTTACTTTTTATTCGGTGTTATTTTTTGGAGTAAGTATGATTTTACTGTATAGTGCATCAAGTATATATCATTCAGTAATAAGTAGTGAAAAAGTAATAAAAGTACTAAAGAGATTGGATCATTCAATGATATTCATATTAATAGCAGGATCATATGCTCCGTTCTGTTTAGTAGCATTAAGTGGGAATGTAGGATTCAATTTATTTTTAGCAGTAACAATATGTGCAGTAGTTGGAATTGGGTTCAAGTTATTATGGATAACATGCCCTAAATGGTTAAGCAGTACTATGTACATAGGAATAGGCTGGTTTGCTATTTTTGCAATTTATCCAATGTCAAAGGTTTTACCTGCAATAGCTTTATTTTGGTTAGTATTAGGTGGAATTATGTACACTATAGGTGGAGTAATTTATGCATTTAAAAATGAAAAGATAAGAATAGGTGCTTTTGGAAATCATGAAATATTTCACTTATTCATAATGGTTGGTACTTTGTGTCATTTTATATGTGTGTTCTTCTATATTATATAA
- a CDS encoding DUF1836 domain-containing protein yields the protein MNNFDIDNYINSQKSSTNINLDDFPEIDLYMDQVIQLFESKLNYTKRNEDDKILTKTMINNYAKGNLLMKIKNKKYTKEHMILIGLIYNLKGALSLTDIKTMFDPIIESFSKDEDYPLYDIYESFLKIYDSNLENFDISSTNISNHVNELIKNKDEKLGDFEEKFLLVCAFVSMSNLYRRMSEKIIDECFSELKGGK from the coding sequence ATGAACAACTTTGATATTGACAATTATATAAATTCTCAAAAATCTTCTACTAATATTAATTTAGATGATTTTCCTGAAATTGATCTTTATATGGATCAAGTAATACAGCTTTTTGAAAGTAAATTAAATTACACAAAAAGAAATGAAGATGATAAAATTCTTACTAAAACTATGATTAACAATTATGCTAAAGGTAATCTTCTAATGAAAATTAAAAATAAAAAGTATACAAAAGAACATATGATTCTTATTGGACTTATTTACAACTTAAAAGGAGCGTTATCATTAACAGATATAAAAACCATGTTTGATCCTATAATAGAATCATTTTCTAAAGATGAAGATTATCCTCTTTATGATATTTATGAATCATTTTTAAAAATTTATGATTCAAATCTAGAAAACTTCGATATTTCATCTACAAATATTTCAAATCATGTAAATGAACTTATCAAAAATAAAGATGAAAAACTAGGTGACTTTGAAGAAAAATTTCTTTTAGTATGTGCATTTGTAAGTATGAGTAATCTTTATAGACGAATGAGTGAAAAAATAATTGATGAATGTTTTAGTGAGCTTAAGGGAGGAAAATAG
- the mgsA gene encoding methylglyoxal synthase: protein MKIALIAHDKKKPIMIEFAKKNREILSKYELIATGETGRLVSEATGLEVKQYLGGPYGGDQQIGSRIAENKVGLVVFFRDPLTAQPHEPDVSALLRVCDVHNVPVVTNLASAELVIKEF, encoded by the coding sequence ATGAAAATAGCATTAATAGCACATGATAAAAAGAAACCTATAATGATAGAATTTGCTAAAAAAAATAGAGAAATATTATCAAAATATGAATTAATAGCAACAGGAGAGACAGGAAGGCTTGTTTCTGAAGCAACAGGACTTGAGGTTAAGCAATATTTAGGAGGACCATATGGTGGAGACCAACAAATAGGAAGTCGTATAGCTGAAAATAAAGTTGGATTAGTAGTATTCTTTAGAGATCCACTTACAGCACAACCACATGAACCAGATGTTTCCGCATTACTTAGAGTTTGTGATGTACATAATGTTCCAGTTGTAACGAATCTTGCATCTGCTGAATTAGTAATAAAAGAATTTTAA
- a CDS encoding methyl-accepting chemotaxis protein, translating into MFNFKNNITEQVVNDIALLKNVNEKFKIDNKTLEKIKSINFRINTGKTTFEEITRLVLNSVIQLSSLDLQLKDKEEIITKISDNLVNMINEISNVSEITTHTSEEVTAAHSSMTDNITALSHNTSNLLESAKTSERNLLEIKKFSEEAINYSSDMKSDMNNLTNVIQNIQNVILDINEISEQTNLLALNASIEASRAGESGRGFAIVAEEIRQLSDETKNLIGGMNEFLTSIRQASNTSNFSVDKTVKSLEKINENLDVIVETGKQNRRDINNITETVSMLAANSEEINTSIDEVTQSIKKLDNDIDILNGSASDLKEVSNGLSNVISPVINMESDLDKASKLIGNMVKDVYYMTSNDLFIETVNKAIEAHKVWVKNLKNIVDTRKIIPLQTDSHKCGFGHFYYSMLPNNKEILLIWKGIEEKHTMLHNIGADIIKRIKSGQDVSSNDYIKAENISKELINEFNEIIHLSNNLSKSNINVYDKE; encoded by the coding sequence ATGTTTAATTTTAAAAATAATATAACAGAGCAAGTTGTTAATGATATTGCATTATTAAAAAATGTTAATGAAAAATTTAAGATAGATAATAAAACACTAGAAAAGATAAAATCTATAAATTTCAGAATAAACACAGGAAAAACTACTTTTGAAGAGATAACAAGATTAGTACTAAATTCTGTTATTCAATTAAGTAGTTTAGATTTACAATTAAAAGATAAAGAAGAAATTATAACTAAAATATCAGATAATTTAGTAAATATGATTAATGAAATTTCAAATGTTTCTGAAATTACTACTCATACCTCAGAAGAAGTTACAGCAGCGCATAGTAGTATGACAGACAATATAACTGCATTATCACATAATACTTCTAATTTATTAGAGTCAGCAAAAACAAGTGAAAGAAATTTACTTGAGATAAAGAAGTTTTCTGAAGAAGCTATAAATTATTCTTCTGATATGAAAAGTGATATGAATAATCTTACAAATGTAATTCAAAATATACAAAATGTTATTTTAGATATAAATGAAATATCTGAACAAACCAATTTATTAGCACTGAATGCATCTATTGAAGCATCAAGAGCTGGAGAAAGTGGACGTGGATTTGCAATTGTAGCAGAGGAAATAAGACAACTTTCGGATGAAACAAAGAATCTTATAGGAGGAATGAATGAGTTTTTAACATCGATAAGACAAGCATCTAATACAAGTAATTTTAGTGTTGATAAGACTGTAAAATCACTAGAAAAGATAAATGAAAATCTAGATGTAATTGTAGAGACAGGTAAACAAAATAGAAGAGATATAAATAATATTACAGAAACTGTGAGTATGCTTGCTGCCAATAGTGAGGAGATAAATACATCTATAGATGAAGTTACTCAAAGCATTAAAAAACTAGATAATGATATAGATATTTTGAATGGAAGTGCAAGTGATTTAAAAGAAGTTAGTAATGGATTAAGCAATGTTATAAGTCCCGTAATTAATATGGAATCCGATTTAGATAAAGCATCTAAATTAATAGGTAATATGGTTAAAGATGTGTATTATATGACAAGTAATGATCTATTTATAGAGACGGTAAATAAAGCTATTGAAGCACATAAAGTATGGGTTAAGAATCTTAAAAACATAGTAGATACAAGGAAAATAATACCGTTACAAACTGATTCTCATAAATGTGGGTTTGGACATTTTTATTATAGTATGTTACCAAACAACAAGGAGATATTATTAATATGGAAAGGTATAGAAGAAAAACATACAATGTTACATAATATTGGAGCTGATATTATAAAAAGAATAAAATCAGGTCAAGATGTATCAAGCAATGATTACATAAAAGCAGAAAACATATCAAAAGAACTTATAAATGAGTTTAATGAAATTATACATTTATCCAATAATTTAAGCAAAAGTAATATTAATGTATATGATAAAGAATAA
- the proB gene encoding glutamate 5-kinase — translation MGFRENLKNAKRIVVKVGTSTLTYDNGNINLCRIEKLTRVISDIVNSGKEVALVSSGAIGVGVNKLKLKEKPVTIREKQAVAAVGQCELMHIYSKFFSEYSHTVGQVLLTRDVIEDDHIRENVINTFETLLENKIVPIVNENDTVSIDEIENIVRFGDNDNLSAIVSVLTNADLLIILSDIDGFYDSDPRNNESAQLLSQIEKITHELEECAGGAGSKLGTGGMVTKLTAAKTAIEAGVDMILANGNEPDIIRDILDGKEIGTLFVGKSN, via the coding sequence ATGGGCTTTCGTGAAAATTTAAAAAATGCAAAAAGAATAGTTGTAAAGGTAGGAACATCAACATTAACTTATGATAATGGAAATATTAATTTGTGTAGAATAGAGAAATTAACACGAGTTATTTCAGATATTGTTAATTCAGGCAAAGAAGTTGCGCTTGTATCATCAGGTGCCATTGGTGTTGGTGTTAATAAATTAAAATTAAAAGAAAAGCCCGTAACTATAAGAGAAAAACAAGCAGTTGCAGCAGTAGGACAATGTGAGCTTATGCATATATATAGTAAATTTTTTAGTGAATATAGTCATACTGTAGGACAAGTGTTGCTTACAAGAGATGTAATAGAAGATGATCATATAAGAGAAAATGTAATAAATACGTTTGAAACATTATTAGAAAACAAGATAGTTCCAATTGTAAATGAAAATGATACAGTATCAATAGATGAGATAGAGAATATAGTTAGATTTGGAGATAATGATAATCTTTCTGCAATAGTTTCGGTGTTGACTAATGCAGATTTATTAATCATATTATCAGATATAGATGGATTTTATGATAGTGATCCAAGAAACAATGAAAGTGCACAACTTTTATCACAAATAGAAAAGATAACACATGAATTAGAAGAGTGTGCAGGCGGAGCTGGTTCAAAACTAGGTACAGGCGGTATGGTTACAAAGCTTACGGCTGCAAAAACAGCTATAGAGGCTGGTGTAGATATGATTTTAGCTAATGGAAATGAACCTGATATTATAAGGGATATATTAGACGGAAAAGAAATAGGAACATTATTTGTTGGGAAATCAAATTAA